One genomic segment of Paraburkholderia caffeinilytica includes these proteins:
- the metG gene encoding methionine--tRNA ligase has translation MSAPATDLSAGAPSGRRQVLVTSALPYANGQIHIGHLVEYIQTDIWVRTLRMHGHEVYYVGADDTHGTPVMLRAEKEGLTPKQLIDRVWQEHKRDFDSFGISFDNYYSTDSEENRVLSESVYLALKDAGLIEARDIEQAYDPVKEMFLPDRFIKGECPKCGAKDQYGDSCEVCGSTYLPTELVNPYSVVSGATPIRKTSTHYFFRLSDPRCENFLREWVSGLAQPEATNKMREWLGEAGEAKLADWDISRDAPYFGFEIPGAPGKYFYVWLDAPVGYYASFKNLAEKRGLDFDAWIRKGSTAEQYHFIGKDILYFHTLFWPAMLEFSGHRTPTNVFAHGFLTVDGAKMSKSRGTFITAQSVIDTGLNPEWLRYYFAAKLNSTMEDLDLNLDDFQARVNSDLVGKYVNIASRAAGFLIKRFDGLVQDSAMQHPLLATLRAAVPQIAANYEAREYNRALRQTMELADAVNAYVDTAKPWDQAKDPANAAALHETCSVSIEAFRLLSLALKPVLPKLAEAVEAFLGIEPLVWADANVPLSSTRPINAYKHLMTRVDPKQIEALIAANRDSLQTTPEAAAPADAKAKSKAAKAAKAAAANNDETPGIISIDDFARIDLRVAKIVDCKAVDGSDKLLQLTLDIGEEKTRNVFSGIKSAYQPEQLIGKLTVMVANLAPRKMKFGLSEGMVLAASATDEKAEPGLYVLEPDSGAKPGMRVK, from the coding sequence ATGTCAGCACCCGCAACCGATCTCTCCGCAGGCGCGCCGTCAGGCCGTCGCCAGGTTCTCGTCACGTCGGCCCTTCCGTATGCGAATGGGCAAATCCATATCGGCCATCTGGTTGAATATATCCAGACGGACATCTGGGTCCGGACGTTGCGAATGCACGGGCACGAGGTCTACTACGTGGGCGCCGACGACACGCACGGCACGCCCGTCATGCTGCGCGCGGAGAAGGAAGGTCTGACGCCGAAGCAGTTGATCGACCGCGTCTGGCAGGAGCACAAGCGCGATTTCGACAGCTTCGGGATTTCGTTCGACAATTACTACTCGACCGATTCCGAAGAGAACCGCGTGCTGAGCGAATCGGTCTACCTGGCGCTCAAGGACGCCGGCCTGATCGAAGCGCGCGACATCGAGCAGGCATACGATCCCGTCAAGGAAATGTTCCTGCCGGACCGCTTCATCAAGGGCGAATGCCCGAAGTGCGGCGCGAAGGATCAATACGGCGACAGTTGCGAAGTATGCGGTTCGACTTATCTGCCGACCGAACTGGTCAATCCGTATTCGGTCGTCTCGGGCGCCACGCCGATTCGCAAGACCTCGACGCACTACTTCTTCCGGCTGTCCGATCCGCGTTGCGAAAATTTCCTGCGCGAATGGGTCAGCGGCCTCGCGCAACCGGAGGCCACCAACAAGATGCGCGAATGGCTCGGCGAGGCCGGCGAAGCCAAGCTCGCCGACTGGGATATTTCGCGCGACGCGCCGTATTTCGGCTTCGAAATTCCGGGCGCGCCGGGCAAGTATTTCTACGTGTGGCTGGATGCACCGGTCGGCTATTACGCAAGCTTCAAGAACCTGGCCGAAAAACGCGGCCTCGACTTCGACGCGTGGATTCGCAAGGGCTCGACCGCCGAGCAGTACCACTTCATCGGGAAGGACATTCTGTATTTCCACACGCTGTTCTGGCCGGCCATGCTCGAATTTTCGGGCCACCGCACGCCGACCAACGTGTTCGCGCACGGCTTCCTGACGGTGGACGGCGCGAAGATGTCGAAGTCGCGCGGCACGTTCATCACCGCGCAAAGCGTGATCGACACGGGCCTCAATCCGGAGTGGCTGCGCTACTACTTCGCCGCCAAGCTAAACAGCACGATGGAAGACCTCGACCTGAACCTCGACGACTTCCAGGCGCGCGTGAACAGCGACCTGGTCGGCAAATACGTGAACATCGCGAGCCGCGCCGCCGGTTTCCTGATCAAGCGTTTCGACGGCCTCGTGCAGGACAGCGCGATGCAGCACCCGCTGCTCGCCACACTGCGCGCCGCCGTGCCGCAAATCGCCGCGAACTACGAAGCACGCGAGTACAACCGCGCGCTGCGTCAGACCATGGAACTGGCCGACGCGGTCAACGCCTACGTCGACACCGCCAAGCCGTGGGATCAGGCGAAAGACCCGGCGAACGCGGCCGCGCTGCACGAAACCTGCAGCGTCAGCATCGAGGCGTTCCGTCTGCTCTCGCTGGCGCTCAAGCCGGTGTTGCCGAAGCTGGCGGAAGCGGTGGAGGCCTTCCTCGGCATCGAACCGCTGGTGTGGGCCGACGCAAACGTGCCGCTCTCCTCCACGCGCCCGATCAACGCGTACAAGCATCTGATGACGCGCGTCGATCCGAAGCAGATCGAGGCGCTGATCGCAGCGAATCGCGATTCGCTTCAAACCACGCCGGAAGCCGCGGCGCCGGCGGATGCCAAGGCCAAGTCGAAGGCCGCGAAAGCAGCGAAAGCAGCCGCCGCCAACAACGACGAAACGCCCGGCATCATCTCAATCGACGATTTCGCCAGGATCGATCTGCGCGTCGCGAAGATCGTCGACTGCAAGGCGGTTGACGGCTCGGACAAGCTGCTGCAACTCACGCTCGACATCGGTGAAGAGAAGACGCGCAACGTGTTCTCGGGTATCAAGTCGGCCTATCAGCCGGAGCAACTGATCGGCAAGCTGACGGTGATGGTCGCAAACCTCGCGCCGCGCAAGATGAAGTTCGGCCTGTCCGAAGGGATGGTGCTGGCAGCCTCGGCGACCGACGAGAAAGCCGAGCCGGGCCTTTACGTCCTCGAACCGGATAGCGGCGCGAAGCCGGGCATGCGCGTGAAATAA